The Amycolatopsis umgeniensis DNA segment GGGTCGGCCCACGGGGGTGACGGTCAGCGACCGGGAGACGCGTGTCACTGCGCCACATATACGGGTGGGGGGTATATTTCCCCGCATGAACGAGACACGGCATGGAGCAAGCTGGTCGATGGCGGCGTCGGCGACCCTGCACTGCCTCACCGGCTGTGCGATCGGTGAGGTCCTCGGCATGGTGATCGGCACGGCGCTCGGCTTGGGCAATCTGGCGACGATCATCCTGGCGGTGGCGCTCGCGTTCGTCTTCGGTTACGCGCTGACCATGCGCGGCGTGCTGAAGTCGGGTCTGCCGTTCGCCACCGCGCTGAAGGTGGCGCTGGCCGCGGACACCGTGTCGATCGCGGTCATGGAGATCGTCGACAACGGGGTCATGCTGGTGGTGCCGGGTGCCATGGAGGCCGGGCTCGCGAGCCCGCTGTTCTGGGGCGCGCTGGCGTTCTCGCTGGCCGTCGCGTTCGTGCTGACGGTGCCGGTGAACAAGTGGATGATCGGGCGCGGCCTGGGCCACGCGAAGGTCCACGCGCACCACGGTGGCCACGCGCACTGAGTCGCCTGCCAGCCGTTTCGAGTGTCGCGAAAGCCACTTTCGGGACATCAGACGTCCCGAAAGTGGCTTTCGCGACGTGGCCCGGTAGGTAGGCGATACCGGTTCGCCGACCAACCCGTTACACGCTCTTCCGGAGCGGCACTTGTCACGGTTGGCAAGCGGGGCGGGTGGCGCTTCGGCCGCGGTGCCGGTGACGGGCCCGGAAGGGGTGTGTGGAAATAGGGACATTCAACGTCCCTATTTCCACACGGCCTCACCCGACGACACCGGAGCCCTGCTCCACTCACGCCCCGGACCGACCACCGGCCGCACCAGTCCTCCGGGAGTTAGCCGGCCGAGAGGTCGATCGCCTTGTCGATCTCCTTCGGCATCAGCACTCGCAGGATGCCCTCCAGCAGGTAGTAGTCCGCGTACGGCAACGAAACCTCGACGCCGTCCTCCGACGGACGGTTGCGCGTGCCCCGCGCCACGATCGCCTCGGCGCGGGTGGACTTCGTGGTCAGGCAGGTGTCGCACAACGCGGTGAGGATCCGGATCGCCGCCTCGCGGTAGTGCGGCCGGTTCGCGACCTTCGCCAGGTCGAGCAGTCCGCACGCCATCACGGCTCCGGCGGAGGAGTCCTTGATGTCGTGCGGCGCCTGCGGGGCGAGGTAGTCCCACACCGGGACGTTGTCCGGGGTCAGGGAGCGGAGCGCGAAGTCCGCCAGCCGCTGCGCGGTCCGCAGGAACAGCGGGTCGCCGGAGCGCCGGTACATCGTGGTGAAGCCGTAGATCGCCCAGGCCTGACCGCGCGACCAGCAGGACGTCGGGCTGTAGCCCTGCACGGAATTCGGGCCGATCTCGGCGCCGGTGTCGGGGTTGAAGTCGAAGACGTGCGGGGTCGAACCGTCCGGGCGCAGGAAGACGCGCTCGGTGGTCTTCGCGTGCGAGACGGCGATGTCGAGGTATTTCCGGTCGCCGGTCTGCTTGCTCGCGAAGGTGAGCAGGTCCAGGTTCATCATCGTGTCGACGATGACCCGGCCCGCGTTGCCCGGCGTGCCGAGCGCGCCCCACGCCCGGATGAACTTCCCTTTCTCGTTGTAGCGCTGGATGAGCGACGCGGCGGCGGTGAGCGCGCCGGTGCGCCATTTCTCGTCCCCGGTGAGCCGCCAGCCGGTCACCCACGACGGGTAGAACAGGAATCCGAGGTCGTGATCGCTCGTCTCGTGCTGGCGCGGCGCGAGCTTTTCCGCGGACGCCATCGCGAGGGCGCGGAATTGCGGATCGCCGCTGTAGATCGACGCGAGCCACAATGTGCCCGGCCAGAATCCGCCGATCCAGCCGCCTTTGGCGGAATAGGTCCATTTCTCGAACCGGGTGATCTCCGGAAAGGTGCTCACGCCGGGCGCGACGGCCCGCAGCTTGGTCACCGCGTAATCGGCCGCCCGGCGGAAACTCGTCAGCCCGGCGGCTTCTTCCTCCGCCGCACTGGCGACGGACGGGATCGCCGTCGCCGCGACGGCGGCGATGCCGGGAACATGGGTCAACAGGGTTCGCCGGGAAACGCTCACAAGGCCCCGCCATTCGTCAGTGGGAAATGCGTCACGGGAGTTTCGCATGACGATTACGCGCTTGTGAAGACCATTCATGGTTGTGAATACAAAAGCCTCACTCAGCGGGACGGATGTTCGCGTTGTGCCGGAACACGTTGTCCGGGTCGTACACCGTCTTGATCGCGGCCAGCCGCGCGTACTTCGCCGCGCCGTACGCCGTGCGCACCCTGTCCTCGTCGTATTCGTTCATGAAGTTCAGGTAGCCGCCGTAGTTGTTGGAATGCGGCAGGAGTTCTTCCCACAGTGCCCGCGTCCAGACGCGATCGGCGGCCAGGAGTTCCGGGGTCGGGGCGGTGGCCGCGAAACCGACGACGAATCCGGGCGTCCGCGGCCCGCCGAACGCGGTCGCGTCGTCGTGCACCGTCGAGAACGTGTCCTGCAGCGGCACGATCGGCATGACCGTCATCGGCGACGCCTTGTCCGGCAGGCGGGCGGCGATCAGGTCGATGATCTCTTCGGACAGCGAGCTGACATAGAGCGATTTCTCGTAGGCGAGGATGCCGCGGGGCGCTGTCGGGTCGAGCAACTTCTGCAGGTTCGCGTAAGGCATCGGGGAGACCAGTTCGAACGCGGTGGGCAACCCGCCCCGGATCCGCTCGATCAGCCGGGCGTGCCGTTCGGGGCCGTCGAAGCCGGCGACGACCAGCGCGAGACCCGGCGCGTGGTGATGCTCGGCCGGGACGAACGGCACGGGTGGCGCGTTGAGCCCGACGAGCATGGAGCCGGTGCCCTGCGGTAGCGTCGCGATCACCTCCTTCGCGAAGCGCAACGCCTTGGGCGCGTCTTCCAGCGTCCAGAAGAACATCCCGACCTCGGCCAGGCCGACGCGGTGCAGCCGGAACTCGAATTCCGTGACCACGCCGAAGTTCCCGCCGCCCCCGCGCAGCGCCCAGAACAGATCCGGATGGGACGCCTCGGAAGCCCGCAGGATCCGGCCGTCGGCCGTCACGACCTCCGCCGAAAGCAGGTTGTCGATCGTGAGCCCGTGTTTCGCTGTCAGCCAGCCGAAGCCGCCGCCGAGGGTGAGACCGCCGACGCCGGTGTCGCTCACCGTGCCGCCGACGGTCGCGAGCCCGTACCGCTGCGTCGCCTCGTCGACGTCGGCCCAGACGGCACCACCGCCGACCAGCGCGGTGCGGGCCGCCGGATCGACGGTGACCCGCCGCAGCCCGCCGAGGTCGATCATCAGGCCGTCGTCGACCACGGCGGAACCGCTGAAACTGTGCCCGCCGCCCCGGACGGTGATCTCGAGGCCCTTCTCGCGGCCGAAGGCCACGGCGGTGACGACGTCTTCGCGGCAGGCGCATTCGACGACCACCGCCGGGCGCCGATCGATGTCCCCGTTCCAGACGGCACGGGCGGTGTCGTAACCCGGATCGGCGGCGGTGACCACCGTGCCGGACAGCTTCCGGCGCAACGCGGTCGTTTCGGGCGTGTTCATGGGACCCCCTCAGGTCGTGGCTACCGCACAGTCTCGAGGGCGGACGGCCCGGTTCAAGGTCCACTCGCACGGGAGAAAGGGCGGCCGAAAGGGCGAAGGCCCGGCGTTATGGGGTACGCCGGGCCTTCGCGTTCAGGGGGTTGCTAGCACTTGGGCGCCACCGGCAGATCCGATCCGGTCTGCAGGTAGGTGTCGGAGATGTAGTGTCCCGGGCCGATCCGGTCCCAGATGTTGCTGGTGCCGAACTTGCCGGTGACGGTGTCACCCTCGACGTAGCACTCGATGTTGACCTTGGCGTAGTTGGCCGCGAGGCCCTTGATCGCCGCGGTGGTGCTCGCCGACGCCCGGACGTTCATCGGGTCGCCCGCCGTGCTGACGACACCGGTCGGGCCGGAGCCGGTCCACAGGTAGGAGACGTTGACCCAGCCGTTGTCCGTCATCTTCAGGCCGTCCCAGAAGGTGCCGTCCGCGAGGTCGATACCCGCCGGGTTCGCGGGCTTGCGGCCGAACTCGTCCTTGCCGCCGTTGTAGCCGTCCTGGTACGCCGCCTGCGCTTCGGGCTTGCCCTGGGGCAGGTTCTTCCACATCTGACGGGTGGCCGACGGGTTCCAGTAGTCGTCCTTGGTGTTCCACGGGCCGACGTCCCACACCGGCGCGTACTCGCAGCGGCTGTTGTCGGTGCGGCAGATCCGGACGGTGTAGTTGCCGGTGTTCTTGGGCGCCAGACCGCGGCCCGAGGGCAGGGCGACGAAGTGGTCGCGGGACTTGATCACGTGCCCGTTGGCGGTGGTGCCGCCGACGAGACCCTCACGGGTGCCGAAGACCTTGTACGTCAGCGGGGCCGCGGCCGCGCCGATCGCGTTGACCTGCGGGCCGAGCTCACCCTGGAGGGTGATGTCGCTGACCTTCGCGGTCACGCCGTCGTTCAAGGTGCGCAGTCCGACGCGGACCTGGACGGTGGAGACCGAAGTGGACAGCTGGGCGCCACCCTCGGCGGGTGTCCACTCGGTCCAGTCGTTGGCGTTGAGCTTGCCGCGGACGTCGACCTCGACCTCGGTGCCCTTCGGCGCGTCGGCGGTCACCCGCGCGGTGACGCGGTTCACCGGCTTCCCCAGGTTCCGCTCGGCCAGCAGCAGGTAACCCTGGCTGCCGATGGAGTCGGGTTTTCTGTGCCAGGCGGCGTTTTCCAGGCTGAGCACGCCGCCGTCGCTGCGGACGTTGACGTCGTCACCATCCACAGTGGACAGATCGGCGCGCCAGCTTCCTTCAGGCGCCGCGTTCGCGGGGCCGGCGGCCAGCGCGGTGACCGCCCCCATGGCCAGCACGGCCGCCATCACACGGCGGGCCTTCACGGTCCGGACCATTCCGGTCTCCCTTCGAGCACTCTCGGTTGCTATGAAGGGAGCTTCGCCGGGACGTGTACACGATCGATACAAAAAGCGAGACGGCACCTGGTATCGCTACCGGGTGCCGTCTCGCTGAGTGAGGATCAGGCGGAAGCGGGCTTGCCGTAGGAGGCTTCGGCGGACTCCTGCAGGCGCGAGGCGAGCGCGGATTCCTGCGGCCGCGCGGAGAGTTCCCGCCACAACGCCAGCGCGCGTTCCGAATACGTCCGCGACCGTTCTGGCTGGCTCAGTGCCTCGTGCAGTTCTCCCAGCAACTGCGACACCTCCGCCTCGGACCGGCGGTCCCCGTTGCGCCGGTGGACGCTCAGCGAATTGACCAGCAGCAGTTGCGCGTGGGCCAGATCGCCGCTGTGCAGATACAACTCGCCGAGGTTCTGGTTCGCGTACCCGACGCAATGGTCGTCGCCGAGTTCGCCGAAGATCGCGATGGCCCTGTCGACCCGTTCCCGCGCTCCGGCGAGATTGCCCTGATGCTGCCGCAGCATCGCGAGCCGTTTCAACGCGTGCGCTTCCCGATGCCGGTCGCCGATGTCCGCCGACTGCTCGAGCGCTTCGGTGAACCACCGTTCCGCTTCGGCGAACCGGCGCCGTGCCAGCCAGACGGCGCCGATCGCGATCCGCGCGACGGCCTCGCCGTGCGGATCACCGGCCGCCGAGAACTGGTCCAGCGCCGCGTGACAGTGCTCCAGCGCGACGGTGTCCTCGCCTTTGATCCGCAGTACGGTGCCGAGTCCGGCCAGCGCGATCGCCACGCCCCGCGCGTCGCCGAT contains these protein-coding regions:
- a CDS encoding DUF4396 domain-containing protein, with translation MAASATLHCLTGCAIGEVLGMVIGTALGLGNLATIILAVALAFVFGYALTMRGVLKSGLPFATALKVALAADTVSIAVMEIVDNGVMLVVPGAMEAGLASPLFWGALAFSLAVAFVLTVPVNKWMIGRGLGHAKVHAHHGGHAH
- a CDS encoding glycoside hydrolase family 88 protein — translated: MSVSRRTLLTHVPGIAAVAATAIPSVASAAEEEAAGLTSFRRAADYAVTKLRAVAPGVSTFPEITRFEKWTYSAKGGWIGGFWPGTLWLASIYSGDPQFRALAMASAEKLAPRQHETSDHDLGFLFYPSWVTGWRLTGDEKWRTGALTAAASLIQRYNEKGKFIRAWGALGTPGNAGRVIVDTMMNLDLLTFASKQTGDRKYLDIAVSHAKTTERVFLRPDGSTPHVFDFNPDTGAEIGPNSVQGYSPTSCWSRGQAWAIYGFTTMYRRSGDPLFLRTAQRLADFALRSLTPDNVPVWDYLAPQAPHDIKDSSAGAVMACGLLDLAKVANRPHYREAAIRILTALCDTCLTTKSTRAEAIVARGTRNRPSEDGVEVSLPYADYYLLEGILRVLMPKEIDKAIDLSAG
- a CDS encoding FAD-binding oxidoreductase, which codes for MNTPETTALRRKLSGTVVTAADPGYDTARAVWNGDIDRRPAVVVECACREDVVTAVAFGREKGLEITVRGGGHSFSGSAVVDDGLMIDLGGLRRVTVDPAARTALVGGGAVWADVDEATQRYGLATVGGTVSDTGVGGLTLGGGFGWLTAKHGLTIDNLLSAEVVTADGRILRASEASHPDLFWALRGGGGNFGVVTEFEFRLHRVGLAEVGMFFWTLEDAPKALRFAKEVIATLPQGTGSMLVGLNAPPVPFVPAEHHHAPGLALVVAGFDGPERHARLIERIRGGLPTAFELVSPMPYANLQKLLDPTAPRGILAYEKSLYVSSLSEEIIDLIAARLPDKASPMTVMPIVPLQDTFSTVHDDATAFGGPRTPGFVVGFAATAPTPELLAADRVWTRALWEELLPHSNNYGGYLNFMNEYDEDRVRTAYGAAKYARLAAIKTVYDPDNVFRHNANIRPAE